The proteins below are encoded in one region of Parvicella tangerina:
- a CDS encoding heavy metal translocating P-type ATPase translates to MKHNYKISGMTCNGCKSHVKETLEHHKDIQEANIDLSSGIAEITFGKHVPIEELKQLFEGSNYMIHASHEEVKPKEKPIAKEGAKYYCPMQCEGDKTYDKPGDCPVCGMALVPEVKINSTGGKFTCPMHPEVVKDEMGSCPKCGMDLVPLAANESEEEKQYKVLLKKFWLASAFTLPIFLIAMSEMIHGNPLYKLMDQIYWNWIQLGLSLPVVFYATWMFFKRAYNSIRMWNLNMFTLIGIGSGAAWLFSIGALLFPSVFPDDFKTASGNVHVYFEAATVILTLVLLGQLLEAKAHSKTNNAVKELLKLAPNEAIRIKDGQEEKISIDQIVVGDLLRVKPGDKIPVDGKITEGESAIDESMITGEPIPVDKAVGDNVTSGTINGNQSFVMKAEKVGADTLLSQIIHMVNDASRSRAPIQKLADKISSYFVPLVIVVSVVTFILWYIFGPTPQLVFAFVNAIAVLIIACPCALGLATPMSIMVGVGKGAQEGVLIKNAESLEKMNKVDVLIIDKTGTVTEGKPSVEAVISVSDYNENQLAQWVASANSQSEHPLAAATVQFAKHKKIELKDVTDFNAVTGKGVAAKIDGQLILVGNEKLMNSHSVEITTAIEEKANEVKSKGKTVPYIAIDGVLVGLVVISDAIKETSKQAIKELQERGVEVIMMTGDNEHTAKAVADEISLTTYVADCLPEDKLNKVKELQAQGKIVAMAGDGINDAPALALADVGISMGTGTDVAIESSEITLVKGDLHGIVKARILSHKVMRNIKQNLFFALGYNTIGIPVAAGLLYPVFDMLLSPMIAALAMSFSSVSVIANALRLRTQNVNH, encoded by the coding sequence ATGAAACATAATTATAAAATATCAGGAATGACCTGTAATGGATGTAAGAGCCATGTGAAAGAAACGCTTGAACATCATAAAGACATTCAGGAGGCAAACATTGATCTAAGTAGCGGAATAGCAGAGATCACCTTTGGCAAACATGTGCCGATAGAAGAACTTAAGCAGTTGTTTGAAGGGTCTAATTATATGATTCATGCCAGTCATGAAGAAGTAAAACCAAAGGAAAAGCCAATTGCAAAAGAGGGCGCAAAATATTACTGCCCGATGCAATGCGAAGGAGACAAAACCTATGATAAACCAGGGGATTGTCCTGTATGTGGAATGGCGTTAGTGCCAGAGGTAAAGATCAATTCTACCGGAGGTAAATTTACTTGTCCGATGCATCCCGAGGTGGTCAAAGATGAAATGGGATCTTGTCCAAAGTGCGGAATGGATCTGGTGCCCTTAGCAGCTAATGAGAGTGAGGAAGAGAAACAATATAAGGTCTTATTGAAGAAGTTTTGGCTGGCATCCGCATTTACGCTGCCTATTTTCTTAATTGCGATGTCTGAGATGATTCATGGAAATCCGCTTTACAAGTTGATGGATCAAATCTACTGGAATTGGATACAATTGGGATTATCCCTACCTGTAGTGTTTTATGCTACATGGATGTTTTTCAAAAGAGCCTATAATTCAATCAGGATGTGGAATTTGAATATGTTCACGTTGATCGGAATTGGATCTGGAGCAGCTTGGTTATTCAGTATCGGGGCATTATTGTTCCCTTCTGTGTTTCCAGATGATTTTAAAACAGCCTCTGGCAACGTTCATGTATACTTTGAGGCTGCTACTGTGATTTTGACTTTGGTACTTCTAGGACAGCTGTTAGAAGCCAAAGCACATAGTAAAACGAATAATGCCGTTAAAGAGCTCCTAAAGCTAGCACCTAACGAAGCTATTCGAATCAAAGATGGACAAGAAGAAAAGATATCCATAGACCAGATTGTAGTTGGAGACCTTTTACGTGTTAAGCCGGGCGATAAGATCCCTGTAGATGGAAAGATCACGGAAGGCGAAAGTGCAATAGATGAATCGATGATCACTGGAGAGCCAATTCCTGTGGACAAAGCAGTAGGGGATAACGTAACCTCAGGAACAATCAACGGCAACCAGTCATTTGTGATGAAAGCGGAGAAAGTTGGAGCAGACACTTTGTTGTCTCAGATCATACATATGGTCAATGATGCCAGTAGGAGTAGAGCTCCAATTCAGAAATTGGCCGATAAGATCTCGAGTTATTTTGTTCCGTTGGTAATTGTAGTTTCCGTTGTTACATTTATTCTGTGGTACATTTTTGGTCCAACACCTCAATTAGTATTTGCTTTTGTCAATGCGATAGCCGTTTTAATTATTGCATGTCCGTGTGCCCTTGGTTTAGCTACACCCATGTCTATAATGGTAGGCGTAGGAAAAGGAGCGCAGGAGGGCGTGCTCATCAAGAATGCTGAATCATTAGAAAAAATGAATAAGGTAGATGTGTTGATCATCGATAAAACAGGAACGGTGACAGAAGGAAAACCCTCTGTAGAGGCAGTTATTTCAGTCTCCGATTACAATGAAAATCAATTAGCTCAATGGGTGGCTTCTGCCAACAGCCAAAGTGAACACCCGTTGGCAGCTGCAACTGTTCAATTTGCGAAGCATAAAAAGATCGAATTGAAGGACGTTACAGATTTTAATGCCGTTACTGGTAAAGGCGTAGCAGCTAAAATAGATGGTCAATTAATTTTAGTCGGTAACGAAAAGTTAATGAACAGCCATTCAGTTGAAATCACAACGGCTATTGAGGAGAAAGCGAATGAAGTAAAATCAAAAGGAAAGACGGTTCCCTATATAGCTATCGATGGCGTGCTTGTAGGACTAGTAGTGATATCCGATGCGATCAAAGAAACCAGCAAACAAGCTATTAAAGAGCTTCAAGAAAGGGGAGTGGAAGTCATTATGATGACGGGAGATAATGAACATACGGCTAAAGCTGTGGCAGATGAAATTAGCTTGACGACTTATGTTGCGGATTGTTTGCCTGAAGATAAGCTGAACAAAGTAAAAGAATTGCAAGCTCAAGGAAAGATCGTTGCTATGGCAGGAGACGGTATCAATGATGCTCCAGCGCTAGCTCTTGCTGATGTAGGAATATCTATGGGAACAGGTACTGATGTAGCCATAGAAAGTTCGGAAATCACCTTGGTAAAGGGAGATTTACATGGAATCGTCAAGGCCAGGATATT
- a CDS encoding helix-turn-helix domain-containing protein, translating to MKIVYIKNMVCHRCVLVLDQILTSLQFPNYSTELGKVIFEEVPSSEDLENLGKELKKVGFELLTAKEDAIIERVKTSLIKKVNDLSNTMDLNLSDFLQKETSINYQSLSKLFSSVEGKTIERYFITLKVEKVKELIKYDKLNISEISYELGYSSPQHLAKQFKQITGMTTSEFKKNGIRTKLDNI from the coding sequence ATGAAGATAGTTTATATAAAAAATATGGTTTGCCATCGATGTGTATTGGTCCTGGATCAAATACTAACATCACTTCAGTTCCCAAATTATTCAACAGAATTAGGTAAGGTGATTTTTGAAGAAGTGCCTAGTTCAGAAGATTTGGAAAACCTGGGTAAAGAGCTCAAAAAAGTAGGATTTGAACTCTTAACAGCTAAAGAAGATGCTATCATTGAAAGGGTAAAGACCAGTTTAATAAAAAAGGTAAATGATTTGTCAAATACCATGGACCTGAACTTGAGTGATTTCCTTCAAAAGGAAACTTCAATAAATTATCAATCATTAAGCAAGCTTTTTTCTTCTGTTGAAGGCAAAACTATTGAGCGGTACTTTATAACACTGAAAGTAGAAAAAGTGAAGGAATTGATCAAATACGACAAGCTTAATATCAGTGAGATATCCTATGAGTTGGGGTATAGTTCTCCTCAGCATTTAGCGAAGCAGTTCAAACAAATTACGGGTATGACCACTTCTGAATTTAAGAAAAATGGTATTCGAACAAAATTGGATAATATTTAG
- a CDS encoding TolC family protein, translating into MKITKQILLIVVLIVTCHSASKAQSLDSLYQMAVEHNTTLKAIASEYEAILTKEDQVSQLPNPQIGVGVPVLRPETRLGPQVMMISASQMFPWFGTFDSKKAVILEMSKAKYEEISAVKLDLFYQIKSAYYQLVFLDQKRALYERSLENYTLMESTALAKVEAGEASIADVLRIQAKIDEYQSLIQQLENDKLSFAAQINQVTHRPLDQEIVTRETIGISLDNYDLDAFKSKISNHHPLIAKLDHQIEVSKNKVNVNQKMNQPTIGVGLDYGMINLRTDADPMNNGRDILTPKLMVSIPLYRKGYHAVNQEEELTQTALTFKKESLTDDMLSKIISYKSDYDNAALTLELIKKQEQKLESAYEVLVASYSADGKKIEELLTIQNELILLKLKAYQSELIMGLAVAKIERLTNY; encoded by the coding sequence ATGAAAATAACAAAGCAAATATTACTAATTGTAGTGCTGATAGTGACTTGCCATTCAGCATCTAAAGCTCAATCTTTAGATTCACTGTATCAAATGGCCGTAGAGCATAATACAACACTCAAGGCCATCGCATCAGAATATGAAGCTATTCTTACAAAAGAAGATCAGGTAAGTCAATTGCCTAATCCTCAAATTGGAGTAGGTGTGCCGGTACTTCGACCTGAAACTAGATTAGGACCACAAGTCATGATGATCAGCGCATCGCAAATGTTTCCTTGGTTTGGAACGTTTGATTCCAAAAAAGCGGTGATACTTGAAATGTCTAAAGCGAAATACGAGGAAATCTCAGCCGTCAAGTTAGATCTCTTTTACCAGATCAAAAGCGCTTATTATCAACTCGTATTCTTAGATCAGAAAAGAGCGTTGTACGAACGGAGTCTTGAAAATTACACACTTATGGAATCTACTGCTTTGGCTAAGGTAGAGGCAGGAGAAGCGTCAATTGCCGATGTACTCAGAATTCAAGCAAAAATAGATGAGTATCAAAGTTTGATTCAGCAATTGGAAAACGACAAGCTTTCTTTTGCCGCTCAGATCAATCAGGTAACGCATCGACCGCTGGATCAGGAAATTGTTACCAGAGAGACGATTGGCATTAGTTTAGACAACTATGATCTAGATGCTTTTAAGTCAAAGATCAGTAATCATCATCCTTTGATCGCCAAGTTAGATCATCAAATTGAAGTGTCTAAGAACAAAGTAAATGTCAATCAGAAAATGAATCAACCCACCATTGGGGTTGGATTAGATTACGGAATGATAAATCTAAGAACCGATGCTGATCCGATGAATAACGGACGTGATATTCTAACTCCGAAATTAATGGTCAGCATACCTCTGTATCGAAAGGGATATCATGCAGTTAACCAAGAGGAAGAATTGACACAAACTGCCTTAACATTCAAAAAAGAAAGTTTGACTGATGACATGCTAAGCAAGATCATTTCCTACAAATCAGACTACGATAATGCAGCACTGACCTTAGAATTGATAAAAAAACAAGAACAGAAGTTGGAAAGCGCCTATGAGGTTTTGGTAGCCAGCTATAGCGCTGATGGTAAAAAGATAGAGGAGTTGCTAACCATTCAGAATGAACTGATCCTGTTGAAATTAAAAGCTTATCAGAGCGAATTGATTATGGGGTTGGCTGTTGCTAAAATTGAACGATTAACAAATTATTAG
- a CDS encoding efflux RND transporter permease subunit, whose protein sequence is MLNKIIQFFLDNKLVAWILLGVFVLWGLVTAPFNFESDWIPRDPVSVDAIPDIGENQQIVFTEWMGRSPQDVEDQITYPLTSALLGIPGVKSVRSNSMFGFSSIYLIFEEDIEFYWSRSRILEKLNSLPANLLPEGVQPSLGPDATALGQIYWYTLEGRDENGKATGGWDLHELRSIQDFYVKNALQSSGGVAEVASIGGFVQEYQIDVDPEKMKSYNVSLAQVMKAAKESNLDIGAQTLEINMAEYFVRGLGYVKEISDIEEAVVKVSNNVPIRIKDVAVVHLGPKTRRGILDKAGAPAVGGVVVARYGANPLEVINNVKSKIAEIENGLPSKILADGTKSRVTIVPFYDRTQLIHETIGTLEEALSLEVLITIIVVILMLLNLKSSLLISASLPVAVLMCFIAMRYTGIDANIVALSGIAIAVGTMVDMGIVLTESMISQMKLAPPDQPIQKTIYLATIDVASAVITAVATTIVSFLPVFTMEAAEGKLFRPLAFTKTYALIASIILAITVLPALATKLFSFKSQGNLSKYFTNGGLIALSVVLLFTDYSFIGTFGIIIGIGGIVTTYAKSEKSELWNTRFEYAKNIIYAAMVAWLLAKTWMPLGVAKSELLNFVFVSLVIGVLIGAFYVVIYFYEHILRFFIKIRLLFIMGLIILLYAGYSIFSKTGQEFMPSLNEGSFLLMPTSMPHAGMEMNEANLRLLDMSVNSIPEVDMVVGKAGRVESSLDPAPMSMYENIISYKSEYKLDENGHKIRFKVDGDGDFLRDKNNELIPDKNGQYFRQWRDHIQSPDDIWEEIVKATKLPGITSAPKLQPIETRLVMLQTGMRAPMGIKVKGSDLKTIEEFGLKLEMFLKEVEGVKTSAVFAERIVGKPYLMIDIKRDEISKHGLSIVQVQSQIQAAIGGMVMTSTVEGRERYGIRVRYPMELRNDPDKIKDIYLSTSNGTQVPLGDLVDINYEQGPQSIKSEDGFLVGYVLFDKEEGYSEVELVQSAQAYLDEKTASGVLEIPNGITYQFAGNYEQQLRANKRLGIVIPIALVLIFLILYFQFKSVITSLFVFSGVFVAFAGGFIMIWLYGQEWFMNFELFGANMRDLFQMNTITLSVAVWVGFLALFGIATDDGVLVATFLKDSFQKNNPDNLKAIEDAVVEGGLRRVKPAMMTTATTILALLPVLTSTGKGSDIMLPMAIPSFGGMVLNVVTMFTVPVLYYTWKAGAFHWNNRINKSSSTRS, encoded by the coding sequence ATGTTAAATAAGATCATTCAATTTTTTCTAGATAATAAACTCGTAGCATGGATTCTCCTCGGGGTATTTGTACTATGGGGATTAGTTACCGCTCCTTTTAATTTTGAATCAGACTGGATTCCTAGAGACCCCGTTTCTGTAGATGCTATACCTGATATTGGAGAAAATCAGCAAATTGTGTTTACAGAATGGATGGGTAGATCACCTCAAGATGTCGAGGATCAGATCACTTATCCGCTGACCTCAGCGCTATTAGGTATTCCAGGAGTGAAGAGTGTTAGGAGTAATTCAATGTTTGGGTTCTCTAGTATCTATCTGATTTTTGAAGAAGATATTGAGTTCTATTGGAGTAGAAGCAGAATATTGGAGAAACTCAACTCGCTCCCAGCTAATTTACTTCCGGAAGGTGTTCAACCATCTCTTGGTCCTGATGCTACAGCCTTGGGACAAATCTATTGGTATACACTGGAAGGAAGAGATGAAAATGGTAAAGCGACTGGAGGATGGGATCTTCATGAGTTGAGAAGTATTCAAGATTTTTACGTCAAGAATGCTTTGCAATCCTCTGGAGGTGTAGCTGAAGTTGCATCTATAGGAGGTTTTGTTCAGGAATATCAAATAGATGTTGATCCTGAGAAGATGAAATCCTACAATGTAAGCCTCGCACAAGTGATGAAAGCTGCTAAAGAAAGCAATCTGGATATTGGAGCGCAGACCTTGGAGATTAACATGGCTGAATACTTTGTGAGAGGATTGGGTTATGTGAAAGAGATTAGTGACATTGAAGAAGCGGTTGTTAAGGTGTCAAATAATGTTCCTATACGCATAAAAGATGTGGCTGTGGTACATCTGGGGCCTAAAACGAGACGTGGGATTTTAGATAAGGCGGGAGCTCCAGCGGTAGGAGGAGTAGTAGTAGCAAGATACGGTGCCAACCCGTTAGAGGTAATTAATAACGTAAAATCTAAAATTGCAGAAATAGAAAATGGTTTACCGTCAAAAATCTTAGCTGATGGTACAAAATCGAGAGTAACTATTGTTCCTTTCTATGATAGAACCCAGTTAATTCACGAAACAATAGGAACGCTGGAGGAAGCATTATCTCTAGAGGTTCTGATCACCATTATTGTGGTCATTCTCATGCTACTCAATTTGAAATCTTCATTATTGATTTCGGCCTCATTGCCCGTAGCTGTGTTGATGTGTTTTATTGCCATGCGATACACAGGAATTGATGCGAACATTGTTGCGCTATCTGGGATCGCTATTGCCGTGGGGACTATGGTAGATATGGGTATCGTGCTAACTGAGAGTATGATCTCACAAATGAAGCTAGCCCCACCAGATCAGCCGATTCAAAAAACAATCTATTTAGCTACCATTGATGTAGCCTCTGCAGTAATTACAGCAGTAGCCACCACTATTGTGAGTTTTCTTCCAGTCTTTACGATGGAAGCGGCTGAAGGGAAGCTGTTTAGACCGTTAGCCTTTACCAAGACTTATGCTTTGATTGCTTCTATCATTTTGGCGATAACCGTATTGCCCGCATTGGCCACCAAGCTCTTTAGTTTCAAAAGTCAAGGAAATTTATCCAAGTACTTTACTAATGGAGGTCTTATAGCATTATCGGTAGTCCTCTTATTTACAGACTATTCTTTTATTGGGACGTTTGGAATTATCATTGGAATTGGCGGTATCGTTACCACCTATGCCAAATCTGAGAAATCTGAATTATGGAATACGCGATTTGAATATGCTAAAAACATTATTTATGCTGCAATGGTAGCTTGGTTACTTGCCAAGACTTGGATGCCATTAGGAGTGGCTAAAAGCGAATTACTCAACTTTGTATTTGTGTCTTTAGTAATCGGTGTTTTGATCGGTGCTTTTTATGTGGTAATTTACTTCTATGAACACATACTCCGGTTCTTCATTAAAATCAGACTGCTTTTTATAATGGGGTTGATCATATTACTCTATGCTGGTTATTCTATTTTTAGCAAGACAGGACAAGAGTTTATGCCCTCACTTAACGAAGGCTCATTTCTGTTAATGCCCACCTCCATGCCTCATGCAGGAATGGAAATGAATGAAGCCAATCTCAGACTCTTAGACATGTCAGTGAATTCGATTCCTGAGGTTGATATGGTAGTTGGAAAAGCGGGTAGAGTAGAGAGTTCTTTGGATCCTGCACCTATGTCGATGTATGAAAATATCATTTCATATAAATCTGAATATAAACTGGATGAGAATGGTCATAAAATCCGATTTAAAGTGGATGGAGATGGTGATTTTTTAAGGGATAAGAACAATGAGTTGATACCAGATAAAAATGGGCAATATTTTAGACAATGGCGTGATCATATACAATCGCCAGATGATATATGGGAGGAGATCGTGAAAGCCACTAAACTTCCTGGAATTACTTCGGCACCGAAATTACAACCTATCGAAACCAGACTAGTGATGCTTCAAACAGGAATGCGCGCTCCAATGGGAATTAAGGTAAAAGGAAGTGACTTGAAGACGATCGAAGAGTTTGGGTTAAAACTGGAAATGTTCCTGAAAGAAGTTGAAGGGGTTAAGACCTCTGCTGTTTTTGCAGAAAGAATCGTTGGAAAGCCCTATCTGATGATCGATATCAAGCGAGACGAGATCAGTAAACATGGTTTGAGTATTGTGCAAGTGCAAAGTCAAATTCAAGCAGCGATAGGAGGGATGGTCATGACCAGCACTGTAGAAGGTCGTGAACGATATGGCATAAGAGTAAGATACCCAATGGAACTAAGAAATGATCCTGATAAAATCAAAGACATTTACTTAAGCACTTCTAATGGAACACAAGTGCCACTCGGAGATTTGGTAGACATCAACTATGAACAAGGTCCACAATCCATTAAAAGTGAAGATGGGTTTTTAGTAGGTTATGTGTTATTTGATAAAGAAGAAGGTTACTCAGAAGTAGAACTTGTACAATCAGCACAAGCCTATTTGGATGAGAAAACGGCATCAGGCGTCCTAGAAATCCCTAATGGAATTACATATCAGTTTGCTGGAAATTACGAGCAGCAGCTTAGAGCCAACAAGCGATTAGGGATTGTTATTCCAATCGCTTTAGTGTTGATCTTTCTGATACTCTATTTTCAGTTCAAATCTGTGATCACATCACTATTTGTCTTCTCTGGTGTATTTGTAGCTTTTGCAGGCGGGTTTATCATGATATGGCTCTATGGGCAAGAATGGTTTATGAATTTTGAGCTATTTGGAGCAAACATGCGGGATCTATTTCAAATGAACACCATTACCCTTAGCGTAGCTGTTTGGGTCGGATTCTTAGCCTTGTTTGGAATAGCTACAGATGACGGGGTATTGGTAGCCACTTTTTTAAAGGATAGTTTCCAGAAGAACAATCCGGATAATCTGAAAGCAATTGAAGATGCGGTAGTTGAAGGTGGGCTTAGAAGAGTAAAACCAGCCATGATGACAACAGCAACAACCATTCTGGCTTTGCTCCCGGTACTAACTTCAACCGGGAAAGGATCTGATATCATGCTGCCAATGGCTATTCCTTCATTCGGGGGTATGGTCTTAAATGTCGTCACCATGTTTACCGTTCCTGTTTTGTATTACACCTGGAAAGCCGGGGCATTTCATTGGAATAATAGAATTAATAAATCATCCTCTACAAGATCATGA
- a CDS encoding HYC_CC_PP family protein produces the protein MKISLKHRITAALMAILMLITSSGLSMDVHFCRGEFINFSFFGEAEPCEMALKQEEKTPVKEETHSCCHAKKAEKVEVETCSHTSEIKGNCCHNESFSIDTSDAYEVEQFTLDFTNLIVEIPQIYTVELAFNSFKSELNYFHYYHPPPISRDIQALHQVFII, from the coding sequence ATGAAAATAAGCTTAAAACATAGAATTACTGCAGCTTTGATGGCAATACTGATGTTGATAACATCATCTGGATTGTCCATGGATGTGCATTTTTGTCGTGGCGAGTTTATCAACTTTAGCTTTTTTGGTGAAGCAGAGCCTTGCGAAATGGCTTTGAAGCAAGAAGAAAAAACACCAGTTAAAGAAGAAACACATTCCTGTTGTCATGCGAAAAAGGCTGAGAAAGTAGAAGTTGAAACCTGTTCGCATACTTCGGAAATTAAAGGAAACTGTTGTCACAATGAAAGCTTTAGTATTGATACTTCAGATGCTTATGAAGTAGAACAATTCACTCTTGATTTTACTAATCTGATTGTAGAGATACCTCAAATCTATACAGTAGAACTTGCTTTCAACAGTTTTAAAAGTGAATTAAATTATTTTCATTACTACCACCCACCTCCTATAAGTAGGGATATTCAAGCTCTACATCAGGTATTTATCATATGA
- a CDS encoding heavy metal translocating P-type ATPase: MKHTYKISGMTCNGCKSHVQEKFEEHQDIQEVAIDLDSGKAEVTFKKHVPIEELKQLFKGSNYMIHAEDEEVEAKEKPIAEEGAKYYCPMQCEGDKMYDEPGDCPVCGMALVPEAKTTSTGGKFTCPMHPEVVKDKMGSCPKCGMDLVPLETNESAEEKQYKALLNKFWWALGFTLPIFLIAMSDMLKSNPLYTVMDQIYWNWVQFGLSIPVVFYATWMFFKRAYNSIRMWNLNMFTLIGIGSGAAWLFSVGALLFPSVFPEDFKTASGNVHVYFEAATVILTLVLLGQLLEAKAHSKTNNAVKELLKLAPNEAIRIKDGQEEKIAIDDIQVGDLLRVKPGDKIPVDGKIQEGESSIDESMITGEPIPVDKSEGDEVTSGTINGNQSFVMKAEKVGSDTLLSQIIHMVNDASRSRAPIQKLADKISSYFVPIVILVSVITFIIWYLFGPTPQLVFAFVNAIAVLIIACPCALGLATPMSIMVGVGKGAQEGVLIKNAESLEKMNKVDVLIIDKTGTVTEGKPSVEEIIAVSDYNEETLAQWAASANSQSEHPLASATVEFADRQDVKLKDVTDFNAITGKGVAAKIDNKVILVGNEKLMKSKSVEVSAEVTERANKVKSQGKTVPYIAIDGSIVGLIVISDAIKTTSKKAIQELRDRGVEVIMMTGDNEHTAKAVAEAIDLDQFEADCLPEDKLNKVKALQEAGKIVAMAGDGINDAPALALANVGISMGTGTDVAIESSEITLVKGDLHGIVKARVLSHKVMQNIKQNLFFALGYNTIGIPIAAGLLYPVFDLLLSPMIAALAMSFSSVSVIANALRLRTQDISK; this comes from the coding sequence ATGAAACATACCTATAAAATATCAGGAATGACTTGTAATGGCTGTAAAAGCCACGTGCAGGAAAAGTTTGAGGAGCATCAAGATATTCAAGAAGTTGCTATTGACCTTGATAGCGGAAAAGCTGAGGTGACCTTTAAGAAACATGTGCCCATTGAAGAACTCAAACAATTGTTTAAAGGGTCTAACTATATGATTCACGCTGAGGACGAAGAAGTTGAAGCAAAGGAAAAGCCGATAGCTGAAGAGGGAGCAAAATACTATTGTCCCATGCAGTGTGAAGGAGATAAAATGTATGATGAACCCGGTGATTGTCCAGTCTGTGGAATGGCGTTGGTACCTGAGGCGAAAACTACTTCAACGGGTGGTAAATTTACTTGTCCGATGCACCCTGAAGTGGTTAAAGATAAAATGGGGTCTTGTCCGAAATGTGGAATGGATCTCGTACCGCTTGAAACGAATGAAAGCGCTGAAGAAAAGCAATATAAAGCATTGCTGAATAAGTTCTGGTGGGCATTAGGATTTACACTGCCCATCTTTCTCATTGCGATGTCTGATATGCTGAAAAGTAATCCGCTTTATACAGTAATGGACCAGATCTATTGGAATTGGGTTCAGTTTGGACTGTCGATCCCTGTCGTTTTCTATGCCACCTGGATGTTCTTTAAACGAGCTTACAATTCGATCAGAATGTGGAATCTTAATATGTTCACGTTGATCGGTATCGGTTCTGGAGCAGCCTGGTTGTTTAGTGTAGGCGCTTTATTGTTTCCCTCGGTATTTCCAGAAGACTTCAAAACTGCATCAGGGAATGTGCATGTGTATTTTGAAGCGGCCACCGTTATTTTAACCTTGGTACTCTTAGGTCAACTGCTTGAAGCCAAAGCGCATAGTAAGACAAATAATGCCGTGAAGGAACTATTAAAATTGGCACCTAACGAAGCTATTCGGATCAAAGATGGTCAAGAAGAAAAAATTGCCATTGACGATATACAAGTAGGTGATTTGCTCCGTGTGAAACCGGGAGATAAGATTCCTGTAGATGGAAAAATTCAGGAAGGAGAAAGTTCAATTGATGAATCCATGATCACAGGAGAGCCTATTCCTGTGGATAAAAGTGAAGGTGATGAAGTGACTTCAGGGACGATCAATGGTAATCAATCGTTTGTGATGAAAGCAGAAAAGGTGGGTTCTGATACGTTACTTTCTCAAATCATTCACATGGTTAATGATGCCAGTAGAAGTAGAGCTCCTATTCAAAAGTTAGCCGATAAGATCTCGAGTTACTTTGTTCCTATCGTCATTCTGGTGTCTGTAATTACCTTTATCATCTGGTATCTTTTCGGACCAACACCGCAATTAGTGTTTGCCTTTGTCAATGCCATTGCCGTATTGATCATTGCTTGTCCATGCGCTCTAGGTTTAGCCACTCCGATGTCAATCATGGTGGGGGTAGGAAAAGGCGCTCAGGAAGGGGTGCTCATTAAGAATGCAGAATCTCTAGAGAAAATGAATAAAGTGGATGTGTTGATCATTGACAAAACAGGAACCGTAACGGAAGGGAAGCCCTCAGTAGAGGAAATCATTGCGGTGTCTGATTACAATGAAGAGACGCTAGCACAATGGGCAGCTTCTGCCAACAGTCAGAGTGAGCATCCGTTGGCCTCAGCAACTGTAGAGTTTGCCGATAGACAGGATGTTAAACTCAAGGATGTAACTGACTTTAACGCCATTACCGGGAAAGGAGTAGCTGCTAAAATTGATAACAAAGTTATTTTAGTCGGAAATGAGAAGCTGATGAAGAGCAAGTCTGTTGAAGTTTCTGCTGAAGTTACTGAAAGAGCCAATAAAGTAAAGTCACAAGGGAAGACCGTGCCTTATATTGCCATTGATGGTTCAATAGTAGGCCTTATAGTGATCTCAGACGCCATTAAAACGACCAGTAAGAAAGCGATTCAAGAACTTAGGGATAGGGGAGTGGAAGTCATAATGATGACAGGTGATAACGAACATACCGCTAAGGCCGTAGCAGAGGCAATCGATCTGGATCAATTTGAAGCAGATTGTTTGCCAGAAGATAAGTTGAACAAGGTGAAAGCATTGCAGGAAGCCGGCAAAATAGTAGCGATGGCTGGTGATGGAATCAATGATGCACCCGCTTTAGCTTTGGCTAATGTTGGGATATCCATGGGTACAGGTACAGATGTAGCGATAGAGAGCTCAGAAATCACGTTGGTTAAAGGAGATCTTCACGGCATTGTGAAGGCGAGAGTGTTGAGCCACAAAGTGATGCAAAACATCAAGCAAAATTTATTCTTTGCCTTAGGTTATAATACCATCGGGATCCCAATAGCTGCAGGTTTGTTGTATCCCGTGTTTGATCTCTTGCTCTCACCTATGATTGCAGCGTTGGCCATGAGTTTCAGTTCCGTTTCTGTCATTGCAAATGCACTACGATTAAGAACACAGGATATCAGTAAGTAA